One genomic region from Argentina anserina chromosome 2, drPotAnse1.1, whole genome shotgun sequence encodes:
- the LOC126784771 gene encoding DEAD-box ATP-dependent RNA helicase 21-like, whose translation MKRSVDGVAAVSSSLPPKKPVFLTKAEREKLALQRRQEEHDEQKRRQQQLLSNVRSSDSVPSSSNSDRDRDRDRDRDRDRDRDRYSRSDRDRDRERETERRNRDRDNREREREEEAKARERARLDKLADRERDKELEAIKEQYLGSKKPKKRVIKPSEKFRFSFDWENTEDTSRDMNALYQNPHEAQLLFGRGFRAGMDRREQKKLAVKQERELRDEIRKKDGVEERPEEAAAQRLKEEAAELYDTFDMRVDRHWTDKKLEEMTERDWRIFREDFNISYKGSRIPRPMRSWGESRLSSELLKAVDRAGYKKPSPIQMAAIPLGLQQRDVIGIAETGSGKTAAFVLPMLTYISRLPPISEENEAEGPYAVVMAPTRELAQQIEEETVKFAHYLGIKVVSIVGGQSIEEQGFKIRQGCEVVIATPGRLIDCLERRYAVLNQCNYVVLDEADRMIDMGFEPQVVGVLDAMPSSNFKPENEDEELDDKKIYRTTYMFSATMPPAVERLARKYLRNPVVVTIGTAGKTTDLITQNVVWSKDAEKFERLKRLLDELGDKTAIVFVNTKKTADYVAKSLDKNGYRVTTLHGGKSQDQREISLEGFRTRRFNVLVATDVAGRGIDIPDVAHVINYDMPSSIETYTHRIGRTGRAGKTGVATSLLTIHDTDVFYDLKQMLIQSNCHVPPELAKHEASKFKPGSIPDRPPRRNDTIFTH comes from the coding sequence ATGAAACGCTCCGTCGACGGCGTCGCCGCCGTCTCTTCCTCCCTACCGCCCAAGAAACCCGTCTTCCTAACCAAAGCCGAGCGCGAGAAGCTTGCCCTACAACGCCGCCAAGAAGAACACGACGAACAaaaacgccgccagcagcagCTCCTCTCCAATGTCCGCTCCTCGGATTCCGTCCCCTCCAGCTCCAATTCCGACCGCGACAGGGACCGCGACCGCGACCGAGACCGCGACCGCGACCGGGATCGGTACTCCCGGAGCGATCGAGATCGCGACCGGGAGCGCGAAACGGAGCGGCGCAACCGCGACCGTGACAACCGTGAGAGGGAGCGCGaggaggaagccaaggccagaGAGCGGGCCCGGCTGGACAAGCTGGCGGACCGGGAGCGCGATAAGGAGCTTGAAGCCATTAAGGAGCAGTACCTCGGCTCGAAGAAGCCGAAGAAGCGTGTGATTAAGCCTAGCGAGAAGTTCAGATTTTCTTTCGATTGGGAGAACACTGAGGACACCTCACGTGATATGAATGCTCTGTATCAGAACCCTCACGAGGCTCAGCTCTTGTTCGGGAGAGGCTTTCGTGCCGGAATGGACCGCAGGGAGCAGAAGAAGCTTGCGGTGAAGCAGGAGAGGGAGCTGAGGGATGAGATTAGGAAGAAGGACGGCGTGGAGGAGAGGCCGGAGGAGGCTGCGGCGCAGAGGCTCAAGGAGGAGGCTGCTGAGCTGTATGATACTTTCGACATGAGAGTGGATCGTCATTGGACTGATAAGAAGCTGGAGGAGATGACTGAGAGGGACTGGAGGATATTTAGggaggattttaatatatcaTACAAGGGGTCTAGGATTCCGAGGCCGATGAGGAGTTGGGGGGAGAGTAGGCTGAGTTCGGAGCTGCTAAAGGCTGTGGACAGGGCTGGTTATAAGAAGCCTTCGCCGATTCAGATGGCGGCGATTCCTTTGGGGCTTCAGCAGCGTGATGTTATTGGCATTGCGGAGACTGGTTCTGGTAAGACTGCCGCGTTTGTGCTTCCTATGTTGACTTATATATCCAGGTTGCCTCCTATTAGCGAGGAGAATGAGGCCGAGGGGCCTTATGCTGTTGTTATGGCACCGACTCGTGAGCTTGCTCAGCAGATTGAGGAAGAGACTGTGAAGTTTGCGCATTACTTGGGTATTAAAGTGGTTTCTATCGTTGGTGGGCAGTCGATTGAGGAACAGGGTTTTAAAATTAGGCAAGGGTGTGAGGTTGTTATTGCTACACCGGGGCgtttgattgattgtttggAGAGGCGGTATGCTGTTTTGAATCAGTGCAATTATGTTGTTCTTGATGAGGCTGATAGGATGATTGATATGGGGTTTGAGCCGCAGGTCGTGGGTGTTTTGGATGCAATGCCTTCCAGTAATTTTAAACCTGAGAATGAGGATGAAGAGCTTGATGACAAGAAGATTTACAGAACCACTTATATGTTTAGTGCCACCATGCCTCCTGCGGTGGAGCGCCTTGCTAGGAAGTATTTGAGGAATCCTGTTGTAGTTACAATTGGTACAGCTGGAAAGACCACTGATTTAATCACTCAAAATGTGGTCTGGAGTAAGGATGCTGAGAAGTTTGAGAGGCTAAAGAGATTGCTTGATGAACTTGGCGATAAGACTGCTATTGTGTTTGTTAACACCAAGAAAACTGCTGATTATGTAGCCAAGAGTTTGGATAAAAATGGCTATCGTGTGACCACTTTGCATGGTGGGAAATCACAAGACCAGAGAGAAATCAGCCTTGAAGGTTTCAGGACCAGGAGATTCAATGTCCTTGTTGCAACGGATGTTGCAGGACGTGGTATTGATATACCTGATGTGGCCCACGTAATTAATTATGATATGCCTTCAAGTATTGAAACATACACCCATCGTATTGGACGTACTGGACGTGCAGGGAAGACTGGTGTTGCCACATCACTGTTGACAATTCACGACACTGACGTCTTCTATGATCTCAAGCAGATGCTCATTCAGAGTAACTGTCATGTTCCTCCTGAGCTGGCGAAACATGAAGCCTCAAAGTTCAAGCCTGGTTCAATTCCTGATAGGCCACCTAGACGTAATGACACTATCTTTACGCATTGA
- the LOC126783977 gene encoding putative F-box/LRR-repeat protein 21, protein MFLRVSLNWIDLPEDVTASILSRLEATEILSTAQRVCTTWRKICKDPRNWRTINMCDVSVYDKSPSQYRFNILCRQAIDLSCGNLVDISIHNFGSDDLLKHITDSNGLIRAASKLPLLEELELSYKSSIKE, encoded by the exons ATGTTCCTTAGGGTGTCCCTG AACTGGATTGACCTCCCAGAAGATGTAACCGCTTCGATATTGTCACGGTTGGAAGCCACAGAAATTCTATCGACCGCTCAGAGAGTATGTACGACATGGCGCAAAATCTGCAAGGACCCTAGAAACTGGCGCACCATCAACATGTGTGATGTTTCTGTTTATGACAAGTCCCCATCGCAGTATCGCTTCAACATATTGTGTAGGCAAGCCATTGATCTTAGCTGTGGCAACCTCGTCGACATCAGTATCCACAACTTTGGATCTGATGATCTCCTTAAGCACATCACTGATAG TAATGGACTGATTAGAGCGGCTTCAAAGCTTCCTTTGTTGGAGGAACTTGAACTTTCATAC aaatcgtcgattaaggaatag